A DNA window from Malus domestica chromosome 12, GDT2T_hap1 contains the following coding sequences:
- the LOC103454363 gene encoding uncharacterized protein yields the protein MEPENIDWSSIESVFVEDETYENFEAPKWVDLSSPDELMDDDQDWFCTPDCKHSKAAEDFVKPARNLKVKLMRSLTISEILPFRERNRRDMKAKRTNLPNMKNENSNSFSNVHEESENKNPNIPASIPRCKTKSKKAAVNPSSEKKKQVDESSFQDSSKNGRKPRLKTTFSASNLLGGREILNQITEFCTELKKLARRGSRKGRREGGSLKKESVRERMPLLVKEAKL from the exons ATGGAACCGGAGAACATTGACTGGAGCAGCATAGAATCCGTGTTCGTCGAAGATGAAACTTACGAGAACTTCGAAGCGCCTAAGTGGGTCGACCTCTCTTCCCCAGATGAGCTCATGGATGATGATCAAGACTGGTTCTGCACTCCTG ATTGCAAGCATTCGAAGGCTGCTGAAGATTTTGTTAAACCGGCACGTAATCTGAAG GTGAAGCTTATGAGATCTTTAACCATTTCTGAAATCCTTCCTTTTAGGGAAAGGAATCGAAG GGATATGAAAGCAAAACGGACAAATTTACCAAATATGAAGAACGAAAATTCGAATTCTTTTAGCAATGTCCATGAAGAAAGTGAGAACAAGAATCCCAATATCCCAGCTTCGATTCCGCGTTGCAAAACCAAATCAAAGAAAGCTGCAGTGAATCCAAGCagtgagaagaagaaacaagttGATGAGTCGTCATTTCAAGATTCATCAAAAAATGGGAGGAAGCCGCGGCTAAAGACTACATTCTCCGCGAGTAATTTGCTTGGCGGGCGCGAAATCTTGAATCAAATCACAGAATTTTGTACTGAATTGAAGAAATTGGCACGAAGGGGTTCGAGAAAAGGTCGAAGAGAGGGAGGTAGTTTGAAGAAGGAAAGCGTTAGAGAAAGGATGCCTCTACTTGTTAAGGAAGCGAAACTCTAA
- the LOC103424341 gene encoding uncharacterized protein produces the protein MLCIQKWKCPRSQIATVTSVVALVSIVLVPIVHLFWFPLVPSFAYFSQAQNSCVPINGSADSITDHVKGNSKSPMDLDRQFPSDLHKAVVFRGAPWKAEIGRWLAGCHSISNEVDIVEIIGGSRCKNDCSGQGVCNHELGECRCFHGYSGEGCSERQQLECNYPATPDLPYGRWVVSICSAHCDTTKAMCFCGESTKYPNRPMAESCGFQVKLPSEPGAPKLTAWAEADLDNVFTTNSSKPGWCNVDPAEAYALKVKFKEECDCKYDGFGGRFCEVPTVCTCINQCSGRGHCRGGFCQCNNGWYGIDCSIPSVASSVREWPQWLRPAQVDVPDSSHLPGKVDNLNAVVKKKRPLIYVYDLPPDFNSLLLEGRHFRLECVNRIYDDRNSTLWTDQLYGAQMALYESILASPYRTLNGEEADFFFVPVLDSCIITRANDAPHLSIQEHKGLRSSLTLEYYRKAYDHIVEQYPFWNRSSGRDHIWFFSWDEGACYAPKEIWSSMMLVHWGNTNSKHKHSTTAYWADNWNDISSDKRGNHPCFDPDKDLVLPAWKSPDVNSLSSKLWSRSRENRKTLFYFNGNLGPAYPNGRPEASYSMGIRQKLAEEFGSSPNKEGKLGKQHAEDVIVTPLRTENYHLDIASSIFCGVFPGDGWSGRMEDCVLQGCIPVVIQDGIFLPYENVLNYESFAVRIREDEIPNLINILRAFNETEIKFRLANVQKIWQRFLYRDSIMLEAERQKTVFGRMREWAAQFSQLIEDDVLATLIQVLHYKLHNDPWRQHVHVKREFGLPQECLFESN, from the exons ATgctttgcattcaaaagtggaAATGCCCAAGGTCTCAGATAGCAACAGTTACTTCTGTTGTGGCATTGGTATCGATTGTATTGGTTCCAATTGTTCATCTGTTCTGGTTTCCGCTGGTCCCTTCTTTTGCTTACTTCAGTCAAGCTCAGAACTCTTGTGTCCCAATTAATGGATCGGCTGATTCAATTACGGATCATGTAAAAGGAAATTCAAAATCACCTATGGACTTGGATCGTCAGTTTCCATCTGACCTACACAAGGCAGTTGTTTTTCGTGGTGCACCATGGAAGGCTGAGATTGGCCGGTGGCTTGCTGGTTGTCATTCAATTTCTAATGAAGTTGATATTGTTGAG ATTATAGGTGGTAGTCGGTGCAAAAATGACTGCAGCGGTCAAGGCGTCTGTAACCACGAATTGGGAGAATGTCGGTGCTTTCATGGATACAGTG GGGAAGGATGCTCTGAGAGACAGCAGCTGGAATGCAACTACCCAGCGACACCAGATCTACCATATGGGAGATGGGTTGTCTCAATTTGCTCCGCACATTGTGACACAACAAAGGCAATGTGCTTCTGTGGGGAGAGCACTAAATATCCAAATCGACCTATGGCAGAGTCATGTGGCTTTCAAGTGAA GTTACCTTCTGAACCTGGTGCACCGAAACTGACTGCTTGGGCAGAAGCCGACCTGGATAACGTTTTCACAACAAATAGTAGCAAACCAGGATGGTGTAATGTGGACCCTGCTGAAGCGTATGCTCTTAAGGTGAAATTCAAAGAGGAATGTGATTGTAAATATGATGGTTTCGGGGGACGGTTCTGTGAAGTGCCTACAGTATGTACTTGTATTAATCAATGCTCTGGTCGTGGGCATTGCCGTGGTGGATTTTGTCAG TGTAACAATGGATGGTACGGAATTGATTGCAGCATTCCATCCGTTGCATCATCAGTTAGAGAGTGGCCTCAATGGCTTCGGCCTGCTCAGGTTGATGTTCCTGATAGTTCGCATCTCCCAGGGAAAGTTGACAACCTCAATGCTGTGGTGAAAAAGAAAAGGCCCCTTATATATGTTTATGATTTGCCTCCAGATTTCAACAGCCTACTTCTTGAG GGGCGTCACTTTAGGTTAGAGTGTGTAAACAGAATCTATGATGACCGAAATTCAACATTGTGGACAGATCAGCTGTATGGTGCCCAG ATGGCACTTTATGAAAGTATCTTAGCTAGTCCGTATCGTACCTTAAATGGTGAAGAAGCAGATTTCTTCTTTGTTCCTGTTCTTGATTCATGCATTATAACTCGTGCTAACGATGCTCCTCATTTGAGTATTCAG GAACACAAGGGCTTGAGGAGCTCTCTCACTCTGGAATATTATAGGAAGGCTTACGATCACATCGTTGAACAGTATCCCTTCTGGAACCGCTCATCTGGAAGAGACCATATTTGG TTTTTTTCATGGGATGAAGGTGCATGCTATGCTCCCAAGGAGATATGGAGCAGTATGATGTTGGTTCACTGGGGAAACACAAACTCGAAGCACAAGCATTCAACGACGGCTTATTGGGCGGACAACTGGAATGATATTTCTTCTGATAAAAGGGGTAACCATCCCTGCTTTGATCCTGATAAAGATCTCGTACTTCCTGCTTGGAAAAGTCCGGATGTCAACTCCTTAAGCTCAAAACTTTGGTCCAG ATCCCGAGAGAACCGGAAAACACTGTTCTACTTCAATGGAAATCTGGGACCAGCTTACCCAAATGGAAGGCCAGAAGCTTC CTATAGCATGGGTATCAGACAAAAACTGGCAGAAGAATTTGGGTCAAGTCCTAACAAGGAAGGGAAACTCGGAAAACAACATGCAGAAGATGTGATTGTTACACCACTAAGAACTGAAAATTATCACTTGGATATCGCCAGTTCTATTTTTTGCGGGGTATTTCCTGGAGATGGTTGGAGCGGTCGTATGGAAGACTGTGTTTTGCAAGGGTGCATTCCCGTTGTCATTCAG GATGGGATTTTCCTGCCATATGAAAATGTGCTCAACTATGAAAGTTTTGCTGTCCGGATTCGCGAAGATGAAATTCCAAATTTGATAAATATTCTTCGG GCATTTAATGAGACAGAAATAAAGTTCAGGCTGGCTAATGTGCAGAAAATTTGGCAGAGGTTTCTGTATCGTGATTCTATTATGCTCGAAGCTGAGAGGCAAAAAACAGTTTTTGGTCGTATGAGAGAGTGGGCAGCTCAATTCTCGCAGCTAATTGAAGACGATGTGCTTGCAACATTGATACAG GTTTTGCATTACAAGTTGCATAATGACCCGTGGAGGCAACATGTTCATGTCAAAAGGGAGTTCGGGTTACCTCAAGAGTGTTTATTTGAAAGCAACTGA